The nucleotide window TTTCGTCTGCGCCAGCCCCGTCGTGTCTCCCGATGAACTCGCGCGCCTGCTCACTATCCGATAGAACGTCCGGAAGCACTCAGGCGCATCGCGGCGCCAAGACGCGCGTCACCGCGAAAGGACGTTGAAACTGAGCAGCCCGTATTCCCAATCGTCGGGGTCCAGTTGGAACAACTTGGCCCGTTCGCGCTTTACAGGCCCCGAAAAACCCGCGCCGCGGCTCCCCCGCGGCGTGTACAAATCGCGCCCCTGCAGTTGGGGATGGAGGTCGGCGATCTCGAGGCTGATATTCTCACGCGTCAACAGGAACAGAATGCGTTCGGGCTGGCCGGCCGCCGCAGTGGTGGGCCCGCATTCTTCCCAGACACCCTTGGGAAACTTGTCGTTTCCGACGAACTGAGGCGAAGGCACCTCGAATACTTGCCCTGCGTCAACGCGGTTGTCAGGAAATTCCTGCGACGGGGCCAGCTTCAAACAGGCGCCGCTCGTGCCCAGATTGAACAGGTGCAGATAACCATCCACCGGACTGCGGCCCTCGACATGCACGTATTCGCCCACGGAAAGGACATCGTCGTACCCCTCCGTCAGCGGCTCCCGCGGCGGGGACGCATCCGTCACGAGGTGTTCAACGAGGGAACTCCGAACGGCGGGGTCGCCTGCGTACGTTACGCCGCGCGAAGCCGCAACCGATCTCGCGGCAGGCCGCTCGGACCGCCAATGCTGGCAGCAGAGCTCGAGCCGGCCTATCGGCCCTTTCACGTGCTCAATGGTTTCGAGCAGCGTGAGGATGATGCCGTGGCTGTCTTGCATAGGGCCGCCTGCGCCGCAGCCTCCCTAGCGGTACTCGACCCGCGTTTCTGCTTCCCCGCCTTTCCAGGTGATCTGGATA belongs to Candidatus Hydrogenedentota bacterium and includes:
- a CDS encoding DUF4384 domain-containing protein, whose protein sequence is MQDSHGIILTLLETIEHVKGPIGRLELCCQHWRSERPAARSVAASRGVTYAGDPAVRSSLVEHLVTDASPPREPLTEGYDDVLSVGEYVHVEGRSPVDGYLHLFNLGTSGACLKLAPSQEFPDNRVDAGQVFEVPSPQFVGNDKFPKGVWEECGPTTAAAGQPERILFLLTRENISLEIADLHPQLQGRDLYTPRGSRGAGFSGPVKRERAKLFQLDPDDWEYGLLSFNVLSR